A stretch of the Aegilops tauschii subsp. strangulata cultivar AL8/78 chromosome 4, Aet v6.0, whole genome shotgun sequence genome encodes the following:
- the LOC141021822 gene encoding uncharacterized protein: MAEEPSAKCHHGETSGKSCNLDDVDVPDEKRAYTRTLIGVELHGKETMEIVCTSELDKADEMMSKLRMKGGGLYPSFIGVDVKPKRLKEFLQEEKLYTFAGFSIEGDMRMLNKSGLEVNLNNFIDMQRKWKVPTNNKFYDSFADVAGSVVHPFYKGMKKKIDTEEDHKLWGISPLPDKLIEYAGVDAYGTYKSWKIIDNIVTGWDISKEQEADTYYHCNFAG, from the exons ATGGCGGAGGAACCATCTGCCAAGTGTCATCATGGTGAGACGTCCGGCAAGAGCTGCAACCTCGACGACGTTGACGTACCCGACGAGAAGCGCGCGTACACCAGAACCCTCATAGGGGTTGAGCTCCACGGCAAGGAGACGATGGAGATCGTCTGCACCAGTGAACTTGACAAGGCTGACGAGATGATGAGCAAGCTCAGGATGAAGGGTGGCGGCTTGTATCCGAGCTTCATCGGAGTTGATGTGAA GCCCAAGCGCCTCAAAGAGTTCTTGCAGGAGGAGAAATTGTACACATTTGCCGGTTTCAGCATTGAAGGTGACATGCGGATGCTGAACAAGTCTGGTTTGGAGGTCAACCTCAACAACTTCATCGACATGCAGCGCAAGTGGAAAGTTCCAACCAACAACAAATTCTACGACTCCTTCGCCGATGTTGCAGGCAGCGTCGTCCACCCATTCTACAAAGGCATGAAGAAGAAGATCGACACGGAGGAAGACCACAAACTGTGGGGGATCAGCCCGCTGCCAGACAAGCTCATCGAGTACGCAGGAGTAGATGCGTACGGCACGTACAAGTCATGGAAGATAATCGACAACATCGTGACAGGTTGGGATATTTCAAAAGAGCAGGAGGCTGACACCTACTACCACTGCAACTTCGCGGGATGA
- the LOC141021824 gene encoding uncharacterized protein yields MLKQERLFTFAGFSIQSDKEKMKMSGLPTINPNKYVDSQRIWRVPYTGKEYDSLTDVAGSVIHPFYKGMKKNIDTQEDHKLWAISSLPDNLIEYAGVDAYATYKSWNMIDNITNGWEISKAQEADHYYDHPFRPF; encoded by the coding sequence ATGCTGAAGCAAGAGAGGTTGTTCACATTTGCTGGTTTCAGCATTCAAAGCGACAAAGAGAAGATGAAGATGTCTGGCCTTCCGACGATCAACCCCAACAAGTACGTCGACAGTCAGCGCATCTGGAGAGTTCCATACACCGGAAAAGAGTACGACTCCTTGACTGATGTTGCAGGCAGCGTCATCCACCCATTCTACAAAGGCATGAAGAAGAACATTGACACGCAGGAAGACCACAAACTGTGGGCGATCAGCTCGCTGCCAGACAACCTCATCGAGTATGCAGGAGTAGATGCGTATGCCACGTACAAGTCATGGAACATGATCGACAACATCACAAATGGTTGGGAAATTTCAAAAGCACAGGAGGCTGACCACTACTACGACCACCCCTTTCGCCCCTTTTAG